One region of Pan paniscus chromosome 5, NHGRI_mPanPan1-v2.0_pri, whole genome shotgun sequence genomic DNA includes:
- the POU5F1 gene encoding POU domain, class 5, transcription factor 1, with protein MAGHLASDFAFSPPPGGGGDGPGGPEPGWVDPRTWLSFQGPPGGPGIGPGVGPGSEVWGIPPCPPPYEFCGGMAYCGPQVGVGLVPQGGLETSQPEGEAGVGVESNSDGASPEPCTVTPGAVKLEKEKLEQNPEESQDIKALQKELEQFAKLLKQKRITLGYTQADVGLTLGVLFGKVFSQTTICRFEALQLSFKNMCKLRPLLQKWVEEADNNENLQEICKAETLVQARKRKRTSIENRVRGNLENLFLQCPKPTLQQISHIAQQLGLEKDVVRVWFCNRRQKGKRSSSDYAQREDFEAAGSPFSGGPVSFPLAPGPHFGTPGYGSPHFTALYSSVPFPEGEAFPPVSVTTLGSPMHSN; from the exons ATGGCGGGACACCTGGCTTCGGATTTCGCCTTCTCGCCCCCTccaggtggtggaggtgatgggCCAGGGGGGCCGGAGCCGGGCTGGGTTGATCCTCGGACCTGGCTAAGCTTCCAAGGCCCTCCTGGAGGGCCAGGAATCGGGCCGGGGGTTGGGCCAGGCTCTGAGGTGTGGGGGATTCCCCCATGCCCCCCGCCGTATGAGTTCTGTGGGGGGATGGCGTACTGTGGGCCCCAGGTTGGAGTGGGGCTAGTGCCCCAAGGCGGCTTGGAGACCTCTCAGCCTGAGGGCGAAGCAGGAGTCGGGGTGGAGAGCAACTCCGATGGGGCCTCCCCGGAGCCCTGCACCGTCACCCCTGGTGCCGTGAAGCTGGAGAAGGAGAAGCTGGAGCAAAACCCGGAGGAG TCCCAGGACATCAAAGCTCTGCAGAAAGAACTCGAGCAATTTGCCAAGCTCCTGAAGCAGAAGAGGATCACCCTGGGATATACACAGGCCGATGTGGGGCTCACCCTGGGGGTTCTATTTG GGAAGGTATTCAGCCAAACGACCATCTGCCGCTTTGAGGCTCTGCAGCTTAGCTTCAAGAACATGTGTAAGCTGCGGCCCTTGCTGCAGAAGTGGGTGGAGGAAGCTGACAACAATGAAAATCTTCAGGag ATATGCAAAGCAGAAACCCTCGTGCAGGCCCGAAAGAGAAAGCGAACCAGTATCGAGAACCGAGTGAGAGGCAACCTGGAGAATTTGTTCCTGCAGTGCCCGAAACCCACACTGCAGCAGATCAGCCACATCGCCCAGCAGCTTGGGCTCGAGAAGGAT GTGGTCCGAGTGTGGTTCTGTAACCGGCGCCAGAAGGGCAAGCGATCAAGCAGTGACTATGCACAACGAGAGGATTTTGAGGCTGCTGGGTCTCCTTTCTCAGGGGGACCAGTGTCCTTTCCTCTGGCCCCAGGGCCCCATTTTGGTACCCCAGGCTATGGGAGCCCTCACTTCACTGCACTGTACTCCTCGGTCCCTTTCCCTGAGGGGGAAGCCTTTCCCCCTGTCTCCGTCACCACTCTGGGCTCTCCCATGCATTCAAACTGA